The Candidatus Neomarinimicrobiota bacterium DNA segment GAAACAGGATCTGCAGGTCATTATCCTTACAGGCAATACCGGGGGCAAGTTGGCGCAGGGGGTCAGGCCTGAGGAAATCATCATCCGCGTGCCCTCCACCGACACCCAGCACATCCAGGAGGCGCACATAGCCGTGGGGCACATTCTATGTGCCCTGGTAGAAAAAGCTCTGGCCTTTCAGGCAGCATAATGGATGAAAGGATTCCCTTCGGAGCAGAGCACCTTCAGGACTATCTCCTGTACGCCAAGGTTGAACGCAACCTATCACCAACCACCCTGCTGGCCTATCAGACCGATTTAGCCCGTTACCTGAATTACCTGAACGATATCGGCGTCAAGAATCTCAGCGACGTGCGCCAGGGCCAGGTGCGGGGTTATACCCGCTGGTTGAAC contains these protein-coding regions:
- a CDS encoding site-specific integrase encodes the protein MDERIPFGAEHLQDYLLYAKVERNLSPTTLLAYQTDLARYLNYLNDIGVKNLSDVRQGQVRGYTRWLN